The window CACCTAAAACTTCTTCAAACTCAGTTTTATTCCACACATAAAATTTACCTTCCACCCCTTCGCTATCCGCATCTAAAGCAGAATAAAATAATCCGTCTGGAGAAGTCATTTCTTCTGAAACCCAATGAATAGTTTCCACTAAAATTTGTTTAAAGGAATCAAATTTAGTGCACTGGTAAGCTTCAGCATATAAACTTACAAGCTGAGCATTGTCATAAAGCATTTTTTCAAAATGGGGAACATGCCATTTATCATCAACAGAATATCGGGCAAAGCCACCTCCAATTTGATCATAGATTCCACCGCGACTCATTTCTTCTAACGTATGGCAAACGGCAGTAAATACCGATTCATCATCTGCCAAATATCCATATCTCAGTAAAAAGCTCCAGTTATTGGGCAATGGAAATTTTGGCGCACGGTTGTATCCGCCATAGGTAATATCAAAATGGCGCTTCCATGGATCAATAATTTCTGTTAAATGCTCGTGGGTATATTCTTCTTTAACAACTGCCGTTATTATTTTTTCGCTATCGCGGATGCCAGCCGTTAATCGCTCTGCATATTGAATTGCCTTATCAGGATCGTTCGCCCACAGTGAAGCCACGTTCTCTAAAACATTTATCCAGTCCGTTTTTTGGAAGTAAGTTCCTCCATAAATCGGCCGCTGATCTGGCAAACAAATACAATTTAATGGCCAGCCACCACTTCCTGTCATTAATTGGATGGCAAACATGTAAATCTGATCTATATCCGGTCGCTCTTCCCGATCTACCTTAATACACACAAAATGTTTGTTCATTACCTCCGCAACTTCATGATTTTCAAAGCATTCACGTTCCATAACGTGACACCAATGGCAGGCAGAGTAACCTATACTCACCAAAATAAGCTTGTTTTCAGACTTTGCTTTTGATAGCGCTTCAGTACCCCATTCGTGCCAATGCACAGGGTTATAAGCGTGTTGCAACAAATAAGGTGAGGATGCGTTGATTAAACTATTGGGCTCAGAATGTAAATTCGACATGAGTTAAGATATCTAAATTGAAAATGTAAAGCTATTAATTATCTACAATGCTTATTCCGTTTTAGTTTTTGTTTTTATACTTTAGATGGAAATCTTTAATTAATGGAATTAGCCAAAACAATTTATTTTTGACATAAAAGAGATCATCATCCAGTTTCGTTTAGTAAAATTATACGCACTAGATTAAAATTTAAACTCCAGCTTAGCCTCACCTTCAGCATATGAAAATCACCCACACCGAGATATATCGCTTTAGTATCCCAATGGAACCTTTTGTTATTGCAACAGGTACCATGCATTTCGCACAAAATGTACTGATTAGAATCCATACCGATGCTGGCATCCATGGTATTGGCGAATGCTCTGCTTTCCCTATGATTGTTGGCGAAACGCAGGATACTTGTATTGCCATGGCAAAAGATTTCGCCGCAATCTGGATTGGAAAAGATCCATTGGAAATTCCTGAAAGGATGAATGATTTATTAGGTTATGCCGATCAAAACGCAACCATTAAAAGTGCTTTTGATATGGCCTTATTTGATATCGCTGCTAAGCATGCTGGCCTGCCATTATATAAATTTCTTGGCGGACAAAAGCGTACCATCGAAACCGATATGACCATTGGAATTGATACACCTGAAGGCATGGCGCAAACTGCTTTGAAATATAAAAGCAAAGGTTGCACCATTATAAAAATCAAACTGGGCAAAAAAATTCACGACGATATTGAACGTGTAAAACACATTAGAGCTGCCGTTGGTGGTGAAACAACATTACGCTTAGATGCAAATCAAGGCTGGAGCTTCGATGATGCTTTGTTTGCTTTGGGAGCACTAGAAAAGTATAATATTGAATTCTGCGAGCAACCCATGCGGACTTGGTACGATGATAAACTACCTGAATTAAACATCAATTCGCCAATAAAATTGATGGCTGATGAGAGCTGTTACAATCACCATGATGCCCGAAAATTAATTAATAGTCAGTCTACTACTTATTTAAACATCAAATTTTCAAAATCTGGTGGCATTTTAGAAGCACAAAAAATCCATGAAGAAGCTTTGCAAAAAGGTGTTAAATGTATGATAGGAAGTATGTTGGAAAGCCGAATTGCCTTAAGCGCCAATTTGCATTTTGCTTTGGCAAGCCCGAACATCGAATTCTTTGATCTTGATACAGCTTTATTAGGTCATTTAGTAGATCCAGTAATTGGTGGTCTAACTTACAACGGCTACTTTCTTGATGTACCAGAAACCATTGGAATTGGTGCAGAACCCGATGAAGTATTTCTAAAAACTTGTGAAAGTTGGACGATTTAGACCCCCCAGCCCCCTAAGGGGAGTTAAAAACAAGGTGCATATATCGATCGCGTTAAGATTTCCTAAAAATAGGGAATGACGGCCGTTCATAGTTGGTGTACCTATCAGTCATGACCACCATATAAAAACGGTCGTCATTCTCGCGAAGGCGGGAATCTTAAAGCGGAAGGTTTCGCAAAAAAATAGCTCCACAAATTCGCAGATTACTTAAAGAAAAAACAAAACAAGCATCATTTTGAGCGCAGCAAAAGATTTGCAAGCTGTAGCTTTAAGATTCCCTATAATTAGGGAATGACGCCCGTTCATAGTTGGTGTTCTATTAGTTATGACCACCATATAAAAACGGTCGTCATTCTCGCGTAGGCGGGAATCTTAAAGCGGTAGTTTAGCAAATAATAGCGCCACAGATTCGCAGATTTTAATCTGTTAAATATGCTGTTCGCCATGTTCCGAAGGGCATGTCGAATGATAGATAAAAGCGGATTTGTAATCCGCTTTAGCGCTATCCCCAGCCCTCCCCAATGTCATTAATTTAAGGAAAAAACAGAAATAAATGTTATTTATAGTGCCGAGAAGAAACTACAAGCCATAGCTTAGCGATCGCTTTAAGATTCCCTATAAATTAGGGAATGACGGTCGTTCATAGTTAGTGTTTCTAGTCATGATGCAAAAATCCCCCTAGCCCCCAAGGGGGAACTAAAAGCAAGGTGGAAATAGCAATTGCAAAAAGTTTAAAATTATGATATGTTTTACGCAAAATAACATGACCTATTGAAAGGCAAAGTCCCCTTTAGGGGATTTAGGGGTTTCTTAGTTGCTCTAACGCTACACTATCACCATTAAAAGCATTAAAATCTACCACATGCCCTATCCCATTAATTTTTGCCTTGTCAGAATGTTGCCAAAATTTCCAGCGGCTTTTATCCAACCTCAGTTTTGGTTGATAATAATGAGCAATCCATAGTGAATAATCATCAAAACTTCCATCCAAATAGTCTTCATAAAATTTTAATCCAGTATAAATTATCGGCCTTACCTTTGTTTTCATCTCCACATAATTTAGAAAATCAGCTAGCTCTGCCCTCATTTTAAGTGGTGAAACGCCGTCTAAACTTTCAATATCTACTACCGGCGGCAAATCTCCTTTTTCAATATTAACCACTTGCAAAAAGAACTTCGCCTGAGATTTTCCGTTTCGTTTCGGTCTGAAGAAGTGATAAGCGCCACAGATAATCCCTGCTTTTG is drawn from Pedobacter mucosus and contains these coding sequences:
- a CDS encoding thioredoxin domain-containing protein; amino-acid sequence: MSNLHSEPNSLINASSPYLLQHAYNPVHWHEWGTEALSKAKSENKLILVSIGYSACHWCHVMERECFENHEVAEVMNKHFVCIKVDREERPDIDQIYMFAIQLMTGSGGWPLNCICLPDQRPIYGGTYFQKTDWINVLENVASLWANDPDKAIQYAERLTAGIRDSEKIITAVVKEEYTHEHLTEIIDPWKRHFDITYGGYNRAPKFPLPNNWSFLLRYGYLADDESVFTAVCHTLEEMSRGGIYDQIGGGFARYSVDDKWHVPHFEKMLYDNAQLVSLYAEAYQCTKFDSFKQILVETIHWVSEEMTSPDGLFYSALDADSEGVEGKFYVWNKTEFEEVLGEDAALLSAYYDVTEDGNWEEEQTNILRKTILDDEILSKFNIDAATLYDKVKMAKAKLMAVRSKRIRPGLDDKCLTAWNGMMIKALADAAQVLSHDLYYQKASKAAKFVLGNLKSLNGGLHRNFKNGKASITAFLDDYAFFIEALIALYESDFDESWLNEAKALTDYVLLNFMDTNSPMLFYTSAEGEDLIARKHEVMDNVIPASNSTMAQNLEKLGLLFDEQNYSDKAAEMLAAVHPKIQTYGSAYSNWAIQVLNNVYGINEIAITGEETDLIKLELSNYYIPNKITLGGTKSNLPLLKGKQSQETKVYICRNKVCQLPVNSVEEALEYLQ
- a CDS encoding mandelate racemase/muconate lactonizing enzyme family protein, which gives rise to MKITHTEIYRFSIPMEPFVIATGTMHFAQNVLIRIHTDAGIHGIGECSAFPMIVGETQDTCIAMAKDFAAIWIGKDPLEIPERMNDLLGYADQNATIKSAFDMALFDIAAKHAGLPLYKFLGGQKRTIETDMTIGIDTPEGMAQTALKYKSKGCTIIKIKLGKKIHDDIERVKHIRAAVGGETTLRLDANQGWSFDDALFALGALEKYNIEFCEQPMRTWYDDKLPELNINSPIKLMADESCYNHHDARKLINSQSTTYLNIKFSKSGGILEAQKIHEEALQKGVKCMIGSMLESRIALSANLHFALASPNIEFFDLDTALLGHLVDPVIGGLTYNGYFLDVPETIGIGAEPDEVFLKTCESWTI
- a CDS encoding glycoside hydrolase family 25 protein, whose amino-acid sequence is MPPIPKKPAPKKSIIRKPSVRKKKPQPFPTKWKVALAGLLLILLSPFYYGYVLNGFVATWRWIKDWGQDPNYRTYESFNIKIPKNYTIHGIDVSYYQGKINWQQVKTMKEDDVNIRFAFIKATEGLLQVDPYFQRNWREAPKAGIICGAYHFFRPKRNGKSQAKFFLQVVNIEKGDLPPVVDIESLDGVSPLKMRAELADFLNYVEMKTKVRPIIYTGLKFYEDYLDGSFDDYSLWIAHYYQPKLRLDKSRWKFWQHSDKAKINGIGHVVDFNAFNGDSVALEQLRNP